In Arthrobacter sp. CDRTa11, one DNA window encodes the following:
- a CDS encoding NAD-glutamate dehydrogenase, translating into MSSGSSVEDQPLSIGDREGFLGDYYQHLAEEDARSYSAEVLANRAETHREVAAVRSPGQARISVINDEDSSVVYVVTDDMPFLVDSVNAELVRQNAAIRLVVHPLFIVTRNRDTAELVKVDRVPSSVGISSGDTATMPSLSHLIAHGENASHMESWIAVEIDRVSDDVRASLIAGLERVLGDVRAAVEDWPKMRNKALQIAESLDKVANQAQIAELRQAKDLLRWLDDGNFTFLGYREYDLVNIDGEDVLELREGSGLGLLRAGEDSHHVQHLTEAGRKKAREKRALVITKANSRSTVHRPAYLDYIGVKSFDAAGNVNGERRFIGLFATSAYAGSVRNIPIVREKVDAVLRSAGFPPDSHSGKDLLGILETYPRDELFQIESEDLAAIATGIQKLQERRRTRLFLRPDIYGRFMSAVVYLPRDRYTTNVRLRIEEELRETFQAESIDYEARMTESALARLFFRIRLAKGAVVNHVNAEELERRLVRATRSWSEGIAEILREKGPEENTSELAAIWAEAFPAGYRVDYEVEDALEDILRFEKYGAEAERKAGAKQERPGVHVYLPEGAGATLEEDARVKLYMLEPKSLSQILPYFHNLGLEVLDERPFEIETADGRDFFLYDLGLKYPSAVNPVSTGELLADSFGAAVSGAIESDSFDRLVLREGMQWRQITVLRAYARYMRQMGNTNSFEFMADTLLGNPKVTKGLSALFEARFDPSLNDEERTAAQKTVRAELADSIEQVATLDADRVLRTFVNLIESTLRTNYFQYKPHLSFKLDPTALEGLPFPRPMYEIWVYSPRVEGVHLRFGKVARGGLRWSDRREDFRTEILGLVKAQTVKNAVIVPTGAKGGFFAKQLPNPAADRAAWMAEGVESYKTFIRGLLDLTDNLVTRPDGEILVPPSDVVRHDDDDSYLVVAADKGTATFSDIANGLAAEYGFWLGDAFASGGSVGYDHKAMGITARGAWESVKRHFSELDLDTQTQPFTVVGVGDMSGDVFGNGMLLSRHIRLLAAFDHRHIFLDPTPNEESSFAERQRLFELPRSSWDDYDKSLISEGGGVFARQAKAIPVSPQVRAALGLPDATSELSPPELLRAILLAPADLLYNGGIGTYVKASTETNASVGDKANDAIRVDGKDLRVKVVGEGGNLGMTQRGRIEAALQGVILNTDAIDNSAGVDCSDHEVNIKIFVDRMVAAGKLSPEERAGFLASMTEEVGRLVLEDNVDQNILLLNDRMKVAEWSPSYERLMDWLEKSADLKRELEALPTTDTLRERLAQGQGLTSPELSVLSAYAKIELTSALRESDLADDPWFRRTLREYFPQQLRERFDAELDTHPLRREIIATVVANDMINMGGVTFAFRTMEETSASEVAVAKAFVALREIYELDAMVGELNSLPASFPTENWSTIHLDIRRLLDRAVRWLLSQGGASRPIADIVAEFKPLMDPMRARLLEYLRGEDRERVAGWLETGREWGLPENLALRWAELFESFVLLDIAKIAHVRKDPVEEIAAVYYTVFNRFHADSLLERISSLPRNDRWQALARAALRDDLYSTISDMTTAVLESTVAVTSAEDRLKAWEAHNAEQLGRAKSMFDEVNSLEADDMASLSVALRLLRSIVRR; encoded by the coding sequence ATGTCGTCTGGATCCAGCGTGGAGGATCAGCCCCTTTCCATTGGAGACCGTGAAGGTTTTCTCGGGGACTACTACCAGCACCTAGCCGAAGAGGACGCCCGGAGCTATTCGGCGGAAGTATTGGCCAACCGCGCCGAAACCCACCGCGAGGTCGCCGCCGTTCGATCGCCGGGGCAGGCCAGAATATCGGTCATCAACGATGAAGACAGCAGTGTTGTCTACGTTGTAACGGACGACATGCCTTTTCTGGTCGACTCCGTCAATGCTGAACTGGTGCGCCAAAATGCTGCCATCCGCCTGGTGGTCCATCCGCTGTTCATCGTGACCCGAAACCGGGACACGGCCGAGCTTGTTAAGGTGGACAGGGTACCTTCCAGCGTCGGCATTTCCAGTGGTGACACCGCCACCATGCCGAGTCTGTCGCACCTGATCGCCCACGGCGAAAACGCTTCGCACATGGAGTCGTGGATTGCCGTCGAAATCGACCGCGTCTCCGACGACGTCCGTGCATCGTTGATCGCGGGCCTGGAACGCGTGCTCGGGGACGTGCGGGCCGCCGTCGAAGACTGGCCAAAGATGCGAAACAAGGCCCTGCAGATCGCTGAAAGCCTGGACAAGGTTGCCAACCAGGCCCAAATTGCGGAACTGCGGCAGGCAAAGGATCTCCTCCGCTGGCTGGACGACGGAAACTTTACCTTTCTGGGGTACCGCGAGTATGACCTGGTGAATATCGATGGCGAAGACGTCCTGGAACTGCGCGAGGGAAGCGGGCTCGGCCTGCTCCGGGCCGGCGAGGACTCCCATCATGTGCAGCATCTGACGGAAGCCGGCCGGAAGAAGGCAAGGGAAAAGCGGGCCCTGGTGATCACCAAGGCCAACTCGCGGTCCACTGTCCACCGCCCTGCCTACCTTGACTACATTGGTGTAAAGAGCTTCGATGCCGCCGGAAACGTCAACGGCGAGCGTCGCTTTATCGGGCTTTTTGCCACCAGTGCCTACGCCGGCTCCGTCAGGAACATTCCAATCGTCCGCGAGAAGGTGGACGCTGTGCTGCGAAGCGCAGGGTTCCCGCCCGATTCGCATTCGGGCAAGGACCTTCTGGGAATCCTGGAAACGTACCCCAGGGACGAACTGTTCCAGATCGAATCAGAGGACCTGGCCGCGATTGCCACCGGCATCCAAAAGCTGCAGGAGCGCCGGCGTACCCGGCTGTTCCTCAGGCCGGACATCTACGGCAGGTTTATGTCCGCCGTCGTCTATCTTCCCCGGGACCGTTACACCACCAACGTGCGTCTCCGTATCGAGGAGGAGCTGAGGGAGACCTTCCAGGCGGAGTCCATTGACTACGAGGCGCGGATGACAGAATCCGCGCTTGCCCGCCTCTTCTTCCGGATCCGGCTGGCTAAAGGCGCGGTTGTCAACCACGTCAACGCCGAAGAACTCGAACGGCGGCTGGTGCGTGCGACGCGCTCATGGAGCGAAGGGATCGCCGAAATCCTGCGGGAAAAGGGCCCCGAGGAAAACACCTCGGAGCTGGCCGCAATCTGGGCCGAGGCGTTTCCTGCCGGTTACCGTGTGGACTACGAAGTTGAGGATGCGCTGGAGGACATTCTGCGCTTCGAGAAATACGGTGCGGAAGCGGAGCGGAAAGCCGGAGCCAAGCAGGAGCGGCCAGGGGTCCATGTCTACCTTCCCGAGGGTGCAGGTGCCACGCTGGAGGAAGACGCACGTGTCAAGCTCTACATGCTCGAGCCGAAGAGCCTCAGCCAGATATTGCCCTACTTCCACAATCTCGGGCTTGAAGTGCTCGATGAACGGCCCTTCGAAATCGAGACCGCGGACGGACGCGATTTCTTCCTCTATGACCTTGGTCTGAAGTACCCTTCTGCGGTCAATCCGGTGTCCACCGGTGAACTGCTCGCCGACTCGTTCGGCGCTGCAGTGTCTGGAGCCATTGAGTCAGACAGCTTTGACCGGCTTGTTCTCCGTGAAGGAATGCAATGGCGCCAAATCACGGTCCTGAGGGCATATGCCAGGTACATGCGGCAAATGGGAAACACCAACTCCTTTGAATTTATGGCTGACACCCTGCTGGGGAATCCGAAGGTTACAAAGGGCCTGAGTGCGCTTTTCGAGGCCCGCTTCGATCCCTCACTGAACGACGAGGAACGGACTGCCGCCCAGAAAACAGTGCGGGCCGAACTCGCGGACTCGATCGAGCAGGTTGCAACGCTCGACGCCGACAGGGTCCTGCGCACGTTTGTGAACCTGATCGAATCCACCCTGCGCACGAATTACTTCCAATACAAGCCGCACCTGAGCTTCAAACTGGATCCCACGGCACTCGAAGGGCTTCCGTTCCCACGGCCAATGTACGAGATCTGGGTGTATTCGCCCCGGGTGGAGGGCGTCCACCTCCGCTTCGGCAAGGTGGCACGTGGCGGGCTGCGGTGGTCCGACCGCCGGGAGGACTTCCGGACAGAGATCCTGGGCCTCGTGAAGGCGCAGACCGTGAAAAACGCGGTCATCGTTCCCACCGGGGCCAAGGGAGGCTTCTTTGCGAAGCAGCTGCCGAACCCGGCTGCCGACCGGGCTGCCTGGATGGCTGAAGGCGTTGAAAGTTACAAGACCTTCATTCGCGGGCTCCTGGACCTGACTGACAACCTCGTTACCCGGCCTGACGGCGAAATCCTCGTCCCGCCGTCGGACGTTGTCCGCCACGACGACGACGATTCCTACCTGGTGGTGGCGGCGGATAAGGGGACGGCGACCTTCTCTGACATTGCCAATGGGCTGGCGGCCGAGTACGGCTTCTGGCTCGGCGACGCCTTCGCATCCGGCGGTTCCGTGGGCTACGACCACAAAGCCATGGGCATCACCGCCCGCGGTGCCTGGGAATCGGTCAAACGCCACTTCAGCGAACTTGACCTGGATACCCAGACTCAGCCGTTCACCGTGGTGGGCGTGGGAGACATGTCCGGTGACGTCTTCGGCAACGGAATGCTGCTGTCCCGGCACATCAGGTTGCTGGCCGCTTTCGACCACCGGCATATTTTCCTTGACCCCACCCCTAACGAGGAATCGTCGTTCGCAGAGCGCCAGCGGCTCTTTGAACTGCCGCGGTCCTCATGGGATGACTACGACAAATCCCTTATCAGCGAAGGCGGCGGCGTTTTTGCCCGGCAGGCCAAGGCCATTCCGGTGTCGCCGCAGGTCCGGGCAGCGCTGGGACTGCCTGACGCAACTTCGGAACTGAGTCCTCCCGAGCTCCTTCGCGCCATCCTCCTCGCCCCGGCAGATCTGCTGTACAACGGCGGGATCGGGACCTACGTCAAGGCGAGCACCGAAACCAACGCATCTGTGGGGGACAAGGCCAATGATGCGATCCGCGTCGACGGCAAGGATCTGCGGGTCAAGGTGGTGGGTGAAGGCGGAAACCTGGGCATGACACAGCGCGGCCGTATTGAAGCTGCGCTGCAGGGTGTCATCCTCAACACGGATGCCATAGACAACTCCGCCGGTGTGGACTGCTCCGACCACGAGGTGAACATCAAGATCTTTGTGGACAGGATGGTGGCTGCAGGCAAACTCTCACCGGAGGAACGCGCGGGCTTCCTGGCCTCCATGACAGAGGAAGTGGGCAGGCTGGTCCTGGAAGACAACGTGGACCAGAACATCCTGCTTCTCAACGACCGGATGAAGGTCGCTGAATGGAGCCCCAGCTATGAGCGCCTGATGGACTGGCTGGAAAAGTCGGCGGACCTCAAGCGCGAGCTCGAAGCCCTGCCCACTACTGACACCCTGCGCGAACGACTGGCGCAGGGCCAGGGCCTGACTTCTCCGGAGCTCTCGGTACTGTCCGCCTACGCGAAGATCGAACTGACGTCGGCACTGCGCGAGAGCGACCTGGCCGATGATCCCTGGTTCCGCAGGACACTGCGCGAGTACTTCCCGCAGCAGCTGAGGGAGCGCTTCGACGCGGAGTTGGATACCCATCCGCTGCGTCGCGAGATCATCGCCACGGTCGTCGCCAACGACATGATCAACATGGGCGGGGTCACCTTCGCCTTCCGCACCATGGAGGAGACATCAGCCAGCGAAGTGGCGGTGGCCAAAGCGTTCGTGGCACTTCGGGAAATCTATGAGCTTGACGCCATGGTGGGCGAACTGAACAGCCTCCCGGCGTCATTCCCCACGGAAAACTGGAGCACGATCCACCTGGACATCAGGCGCTTGCTGGACCGCGCCGTCCGCTGGCTTCTTAGCCAAGGCGGGGCTTCACGGCCTATTGCCGATATCGTGGCCGAATTCAAGCCGCTGATGGATCCCATGCGTGCTCGTCTCCTGGAATACCTGCGCGGGGAGGACCGTGAGAGGGTTGCCGGCTGGCTTGAGACAGGCCGTGAGTGGGGGCTTCCGGAAAATCTCGCCCTGCGTTGGGCGGAGCTTTTTGAAAGTTTCGTGCTGCTCGACATCGCCAAGATCGCACATGTCCGCAAGGACCCGGTCGAGGAGATCGCGGCCGTCTACTACACGGTATTCAACCGCTTCCACGCAGACTCCCTGCTCGAACGGATCAGCAGCCTTCCACGGAATGACCGGTGGCAGGCCCTTGCCCGGGCGGCGCTTCGGGACGATCTGTACTCCACCATCTCGGACATGACGACGGCGGTGCTTGAGTCCACCGTTGCCGTGACTTCTGCTGAGGACAGGCTGAAGGCTTGGGAAGCGCATAACGCTGAACAGTTGGGCCGGGCCAAGAGCATGTTTGACGAGGTCAACTCCCTCGAAGCCGACGATATGGCTTCACTGTCGGTAGCATTGAGGCTCTTGAGGTCAATCGTCCGGCGCTAG
- a CDS encoding AAA family ATPase: protein MSIPVVTVGQTPEDLVGGLERLHGPVTVVRRCSELTELLAACQSGLARAAVVADGCEGLTASLVDRLGAVGVAIVALTDNPEEAARLRGIGVASALSGVESAALASRIADAVSLLTGSGQEAAPRSGMADPAAALRPTPASQADVPPAAGAGKIIAVWGPSGSPGRTFVAANMAGELAAEGKSVLLIDADSYGASIAAVLGLLDESAGLAQACRLADQGLLDTEALLRVATPVATKLGTFRVLTGITRADRWTELRPAALSLVMERARDVADVVVVDTGFCLESDEELSFDTMAPRRNAATLRSLEVADSVFAIGAADPVGVPRLVRGLGDLQAAVPHVSPIVVMNKVRATAVGRAPERQLRDAWERYGPESSVTAFLPADPVSADAALLGGSLLLETSPESKLRRAIADLVCAPAQQFSKSSVFSSTARRRLKG, encoded by the coding sequence ATGAGCATCCCGGTAGTGACGGTCGGGCAGACACCGGAGGATCTCGTAGGCGGGTTGGAGAGGCTGCACGGTCCCGTGACAGTTGTCCGCCGGTGTTCTGAGCTGACTGAATTGTTGGCCGCCTGCCAGAGCGGTCTCGCGCGGGCGGCGGTCGTGGCCGACGGCTGTGAGGGGCTGACAGCTTCATTGGTGGACCGGCTCGGTGCAGTCGGTGTGGCGATCGTTGCCCTGACAGACAATCCTGAGGAAGCAGCCAGGCTCCGGGGGATAGGAGTGGCATCAGCCCTGTCCGGCGTCGAATCCGCAGCCCTCGCCAGCCGAATCGCCGACGCTGTATCCCTCCTGACAGGGTCAGGACAGGAGGCTGCCCCGCGAAGCGGAATGGCCGATCCCGCTGCTGCACTCAGGCCAACTCCAGCATCGCAGGCTGACGTTCCGCCAGCTGCCGGAGCCGGCAAGATCATTGCCGTCTGGGGTCCGTCCGGGTCCCCAGGCCGGACCTTCGTCGCGGCGAACATGGCGGGGGAGCTGGCGGCGGAAGGGAAATCCGTGCTGCTGATTGATGCAGACAGCTACGGGGCCAGTATCGCGGCCGTCCTTGGCCTGTTGGATGAGTCGGCCGGCTTGGCACAGGCCTGCAGGCTGGCAGATCAGGGGCTGCTGGATACGGAGGCGCTGCTCCGGGTGGCCACTCCTGTGGCAACAAAACTGGGCACGTTCCGGGTCCTCACAGGGATAACCCGTGCGGACCGCTGGACTGAACTGCGCCCTGCAGCCCTGTCCCTGGTCATGGAGCGGGCCAGGGATGTCGCTGACGTTGTGGTCGTTGACACCGGATTCTGCCTTGAGTCAGACGAGGAACTCAGTTTCGACACCATGGCCCCGAGGAGGAACGCCGCTACCCTGCGCAGTTTGGAAGTCGCGGACTCCGTTTTTGCCATCGGCGCGGCGGATCCTGTGGGTGTGCCGCGGCTGGTTCGCGGGCTGGGCGACCTTCAGGCAGCAGTTCCCCATGTGTCCCCGATTGTCGTGATGAACAAGGTCCGCGCCACCGCGGTGGGCAGGGCTCCGGAGCGGCAATTGCGTGATGCGTGGGAACGCTATGGTCCGGAATCGTCGGTGACGGCGTTCCTGCCGGCAGATCCCGTTTCCGCCGATGCCGCACTGCTCGGTGGGTCGTTGCTCCTTGAAACGTCCCCTGAATCGAAGCTGCGCAGGGCAATCGCTGATTTGGTTTGTGCACCTGCCCAGCAGTTTTCCAAATCCTCTGTGTTTTCTTCCACAGCAAGGCGTCGGCTAAAGGGTTAG
- a CDS encoding helix-turn-helix domain-containing protein, whose amino-acid sequence MPRFLTLADVAEQLQINSPAAYALVRSGELKAIQVGGRGQWRVEEKMLEQYIEERYAQASRMIQEAKSKSV is encoded by the coding sequence ATGCCTCGATTTCTCACGCTCGCAGATGTTGCCGAACAGCTTCAAATCAATTCACCTGCGGCCTACGCCCTGGTGAGAAGCGGCGAGCTAAAGGCCATCCAGGTGGGCGGCCGCGGCCAGTGGCGCGTTGAAGAGAAGATGCTTGAGCAATACATCGAGGAGCGGTATGCCCAGGCCAGCAGGATGATCCAGGAAGCAAAGTCAAAATCGGTCTGA